A genome region from Triticum aestivum cultivar Chinese Spring chromosome 2B, IWGSC CS RefSeq v2.1, whole genome shotgun sequence includes the following:
- the LOC123043290 gene encoding indole-2-monooxygenase gives MVHPLHLHALHELLLQARSPHAALGLVFVLLVCPLLLLLLVRRLATPSTAAATARAREELLGRLPSPPSRLPVIGHLHLVGSLPHVSLRDLAAKHGRDGLMLLRLGAVPTLVVSSPSAAQAVLRTHDHVFASRPYSAVTEILFYGPTDAAFSPYGEHWRQVKKIATTHLLTIKKVRSYRHVREHEVRLVVAKIRDAASKCTAIDMSDLLNAFTNDIVCHAVSGKLFREQGHNKLFRELVEANSLLLGGFNLEDCFPMLVKLDIIKRMVCAKAQQVNKMWDNLLNNIIDEHASKSVAEHNSEDNDFTDVLLSIQQEYKLTGDHIKAQLEIMFQAGTDTTFIVLEYAMVKLMQNPHLMNKLQVEVRSTIPKGKEMVTEDDINSLAYLKAVIKETLRLHMPGPLLIPHLSMADCNIKGYMIPSGIRVIVNSWALARDPSRWEHADEFMPERFMECGSAAAMDYKGNDFLYLPFGAGRRICPGINFAIASIEIMLANLMYHFNWKLPVELMEGGIDMTEVFGTTVHRKEKLLLVPVVPQD, from the exons ATGGTTCATCCGTTGCATTTGCATGCCCTCCATGAGCTGCTGCTGCAAGCGAGGTCTCCACATGCAGCGCTAGGACTGGTCTTTGTCCTGCTCGTCtgccctcttcttctcctcctgctCGTGCGCCGCCTCGCAACGCCGTCGACGGCCGCGGCCACCGCGAGAGCCAGAGAAGAGCTGCTGGGCAGGCTGCCGTCTCCTCCGAGCAGGCTCCCCGTCATCGGCCACCTGCACCTCGTCGGTTCCCTCCCGCACGTCTCCCTCCGAGACCTCGCCGCCAAGCATGGCCGCGACGGCCTCATGCTCCTCCGCCTCGGCGCCGTCCCTACGCTCGTCGTCTCGTCGCCGAGCGCCGCGCAGGCCGTGCTGCGCACGCACGACCACGTCTTCGCGTCCCGGCCCTACTCCGCCGTCACCGAAATCCTCTTCTACGGCCCCACGGACGCCGCCTTCTCCCCCTACGGCGAGCACTGGCGGCAGGTCAAGAAGATCGCCACCACGCACCTCCTCACCATCAAGAAGGTCCGCTCCTACCGCCATGTCCGCGAGCACGAG GTGAGATTGGTTGTGGCCAAGATCCGCGATGCGGCCTCCAAATGTACCGCCATCGACATGAGTGACCTTCTCAACGCCTTCACCAATGACATTGTGTGTCATGCTGTGTCAGGCAAGCTTTTTAGGGAACAAGGTCATAACAAACTCTTTCGAGAACTCGTCGAGGCCAACTCATTGCTCTTGGGTGGATTCAACCTAGAGGACTGCTTCCCCATGTTGGTGAAGCTGGACATTATCAAGAGGATGGTTTGCGCAAAGGCCCAGCAGGTGAACAAGATGTGGGACAACCTGCTCAATAATATCATCGATGAGCATGCAAGCAAGTCAGTGGCAGAACATAATAGTGAGGACAACGACTTCACTGATGTTTTGCTTTCTATCCAACAAGAGTACAAACTCACGGGAGATCATATTAAGGCTCAGTTAGAG ATCATGTTCCAAGCTGGCACTGATACAACATTCATAGTGTTAGAATATGCGATGGTCAAGCTCATGCAAAACCCCCACCTCATGAACAAGCTACAAGTTGAGGTGAGGAGCACTATACCCAAGGGCAAAGAAATGGTTACTGAAGATGATATCAATAGTTTGGCCTACCTAAAGGCGGTCATCAAAGAGACACTCCGGCTCCATATGCCTGGGCCGCTCCTCATTCCCCACCTCTCCATGGCTGACTGCAACATAAAGGGCTACATGATACCATCAGGAATACGTGTCATTGTCAATAGTTGGGCACTTGCAAGGGACCCTAGCCGTTGGGAGCACGCAGATGAGTTCATGCCTGAGCGATTTATGGAATGCGGGAGCGCCGCGGCTATGGACTATAAGGGAAATGACTTCCTTTACTTGCCATTTGGCGCCGGGCGAAGGATTTGCCCAGGTATCAACTTTGCGATTGCGAGCATTGAAATCATGCTAGCGAATCTAATGTACCATTTCAACTGGAAGCTACCTGTAGAGTTGATGGAAGGTGGCATCGATATGACTGAAGTATTTGGGACGACAGTGCACCGGAAGGAGAAGCTCCTCCTTGTTCCCGTAGTGCCACAAGATTAA